In one window of Pseudodesulfovibrio sediminis DNA:
- a CDS encoding PAS domain S-box protein yields MKRISALLGWGIILVGAYWLSRLNVVVFHSAIELFSITVSICAFMVGWNSRHLNKNSYLVFISISLLPIAVLGFLHTISLESMDVFPGHGADIPIQFWVITRYLIAISFLLAPVVIGKQVRFVAVLVGFSAVAALASAAVFLNAFPVCYQKGVGYTPFRIFSEYIMIGLFCLAAWSLYRKRHVLLNDICGLTLGAMALFIMRGLVFVGFQGTYDFVYYLEHVFELIAYYLLYLAIVRTGIKKPYESLSRDLISSEHRYRTLFAFSPFGIILIEPKTRAIHMANDSSRNMFGCGPDDLPFECVEDLHSDEFRQSAMEVYAEHASRKTCKTSGVLFRKVDGTTFYADVTTSAMEMNGKVLLVVFLEDVTESRVAQEKLRKSERRSKEFVAASPVGIFAIDEHGWYKEINPAGCAMLGYTSEELLTMNMADVDASGEGDLDNMLETLFDAGQFKGELRVRRKDGSYRDVMLDAVLLDDGFLLAFCEDISDQKQAERKLRESEERFKALHNASFGGIAIHDKGIILECNQGLAETTGYTLEELTGMDGLLLIDESYRDQVMANILAENEEPYEVQGVRKSGEVYPVRLEGRNIPYKGKRVRTVEFRDITQQKQAEKALLESEARFRLLYMDAPVPYQSLDAKGNILEVNRKYCDVLGYEREELLGRNFSELLHPEWQQHFVDNFPRFKAVGEILGVEFEMQRKDGEYILVTFNGRIGKQPDGQFLQTHCVFRDISTERATEDHLIQAKNAAEAASQSKSEFLANMSHEIRTPLNGVLGMLQLLQTTSLDSEQHEYIHLAVQSSRRLTRLLSDILDLSRVEAGKLVLLNEAFSLKEKLEEAVELYRPLAMQAGIELLLNLDPELPSWVTGDPTRLQQVLANLVGNSIKFTTEGSVSVSVTPLSDAYVDNPGILFSVVDTGIGIPDDKLGKLFSAFTQVSEGYSRKFQGAGLGLSICKRLVDLMGGGIAVESEVGTGTSVHFRIPFREVAAPVEDTPGTDIPAQKSIHSAGSSSLYILLAEDDRVSRLTAMRQLEKMGHMVVPVVNGKDAISALKESRFDLILMDVQMPVMDGLEATRTIRDGAVGDRARDIPIVALTAYVMDGDKEHFMKAGMTNYLSKPVDMQKLTKVLEKLFPDT; encoded by the coding sequence ATGAAACGCATTAGTGCGCTTTTGGGATGGGGCATAATACTTGTCGGGGCATACTGGTTGTCGCGCTTGAATGTGGTCGTGTTTCATTCCGCCATTGAGCTTTTCAGCATTACCGTTTCCATCTGTGCGTTCATGGTTGGTTGGAACTCGCGCCACTTGAACAAGAATTCGTATCTGGTTTTCATTTCCATCAGCCTCCTGCCCATCGCCGTGCTGGGCTTCCTGCATACTATTTCGCTGGAATCCATGGACGTTTTTCCCGGACACGGCGCAGACATCCCGATACAGTTCTGGGTCATTACCCGATATCTCATCGCCATCAGTTTTCTTCTGGCTCCCGTTGTCATCGGCAAACAGGTTCGATTCGTAGCCGTATTGGTCGGATTTTCCGCGGTGGCCGCGTTAGCCTCGGCCGCTGTTTTCCTTAATGCGTTCCCTGTGTGCTACCAGAAAGGCGTTGGATATACACCGTTTAGAATCTTTTCCGAATACATCATGATCGGCCTGTTTTGTCTCGCTGCATGGTCGCTCTACAGAAAACGTCATGTGTTACTCAACGATATCTGTGGTCTGACGCTTGGCGCGATGGCGCTCTTTATCATGCGAGGATTGGTTTTTGTCGGTTTTCAGGGAACCTATGATTTTGTTTATTATCTGGAACATGTCTTCGAACTCATTGCCTATTACCTGTTGTATCTCGCCATTGTCAGGACCGGTATCAAAAAGCCGTATGAGAGCCTTTCGAGAGACCTGATCAGCAGTGAACATCGGTATCGGACGCTTTTTGCGTTCAGTCCTTTCGGGATCATTCTCATTGAACCGAAGACCCGGGCCATCCATATGGCAAATGACAGTTCCCGGAACATGTTCGGGTGTGGGCCGGATGACCTCCCCTTTGAATGTGTGGAGGATTTGCATTCGGATGAATTTCGTCAGTCAGCCATGGAGGTCTATGCCGAACACGCGAGTAGGAAGACCTGCAAAACAAGCGGTGTGCTCTTTCGCAAGGTGGACGGAACAACCTTTTATGCCGATGTAACGACCTCGGCCATGGAAATGAACGGCAAGGTTCTGTTGGTCGTCTTCCTTGAAGATGTGACAGAGAGCCGTGTTGCGCAGGAAAAGCTGCGAAAGAGCGAACGGAGGAGCAAGGAATTTGTCGCCGCTTCGCCTGTCGGTATTTTCGCCATAGATGAGCATGGATGGTATAAGGAGATCAATCCGGCTGGGTGCGCCATGCTCGGGTATACGTCCGAGGAACTGCTGACCATGAATATGGCGGATGTCGATGCTTCGGGCGAGGGCGATCTCGACAACATGCTGGAGACGCTTTTTGACGCCGGCCAGTTCAAGGGCGAGCTGCGGGTGAGACGTAAAGACGGTTCCTACAGGGATGTCATGCTGGACGCGGTCTTGCTTGATGACGGGTTCTTGCTCGCTTTTTGCGAGGACATCAGCGACCAGAAACAAGCGGAGCGGAAGCTGCGTGAGAGCGAAGAACGTTTCAAGGCGCTGCACAACGCCTCTTTTGGCGGGATTGCCATCCATGACAAGGGGATCATTCTGGAGTGCAATCAAGGCTTGGCCGAGACCACGGGATATACGCTTGAAGAGTTGACAGGCATGGATGGGTTGCTGTTGATCGACGAGTCCTATCGGGATCAGGTCATGGCAAATATCCTTGCTGAAAACGAGGAGCCTTACGAAGTCCAGGGCGTGCGAAAGTCCGGGGAAGTGTACCCTGTGCGGCTCGAAGGGAGAAATATTCCTTACAAGGGAAAGCGGGTCCGTACGGTTGAATTCCGGGACATCACCCAGCAGAAACAGGCTGAGAAGGCGCTGCTGGAGAGTGAAGCCCGATTCCGCTTGCTCTATATGGACGCGCCCGTTCCCTACCAGTCGCTGGACGCCAAAGGGAACATTCTCGAAGTCAACAGGAAGTATTGCGACGTTCTAGGCTATGAACGGGAGGAACTGCTGGGCAGGAACTTCAGCGAATTGCTGCACCCGGAGTGGCAACAGCATTTTGTTGATAATTTCCCACGTTTCAAGGCTGTTGGTGAGATTCTGGGGGTTGAATTTGAAATGCAGCGAAAGGATGGAGAGTATATTCTCGTAACCTTTAACGGGCGTATCGGAAAGCAGCCCGACGGCCAGTTTCTCCAAACCCACTGTGTGTTCCGGGATATTTCAACGGAACGGGCTACCGAAGATCATTTGATTCAGGCAAAGAATGCAGCCGAGGCGGCCAGTCAGAGCAAATCCGAATTCCTTGCCAACATGAGTCATGAGATTCGCACTCCGCTCAATGGCGTGCTGGGTATGCTGCAACTGCTGCAGACCACTTCCCTTGATTCGGAGCAGCATGAATATATCCATCTGGCTGTCCAGTCATCCAGGCGATTGACCCGTTTGTTGTCGGATATACTGGACTTGTCCAGAGTGGAGGCCGGGAAGCTGGTTCTGTTGAACGAAGCGTTCAGCCTGAAGGAGAAGCTGGAGGAAGCCGTTGAATTGTATCGCCCCTTGGCCATGCAGGCGGGCATTGAACTGCTTTTGAATCTGGACCCCGAACTTCCTTCTTGGGTGACGGGAGACCCAACACGTTTGCAGCAGGTGCTGGCCAATCTGGTGGGTAATTCCATCAAGTTTACCACGGAGGGGAGTGTGTCGGTCTCCGTCACTCCCTTGTCCGACGCGTATGTCGACAATCCGGGCATTCTTTTCTCGGTGGTTGATACCGGTATCGGGATACCGGATGACAAACTCGGCAAACTCTTTTCGGCGTTCACCCAGGTCAGCGAAGGGTACTCGAGAAAGTTCCAGGGTGCCGGGTTGGGTCTGTCCATCTGCAAGCGACTCGTGGACCTCATGGGTGGGGGCATCGCCGTTGAGAGCGAAGTCGGCACAGGAACGTCCGTGCATTTTCGCATCCCGTTTCGTGAGGTGGCGGCTCCGGTTGAGGACACGCCCGGCACGGATATTCCTGCTCAAAAGTCCATTCATTCGGCTGGTTCATCATCCTTGTATATCCTGTTGGCCGAAGACGACCGCGTCAGTCGACTGACTGCCATGCGTCAACTGGAAAAGATGGGACATATGGTTGTGCCTGTCGTCAATGGAAAAGACGCCATTTCCGCATTGAAGGAGAGTCGTTTTGATCTGATTTTGATGGACGTGCAGATGCCGGTCATGGATGGCCTTGAGGCCACCCGAACCATTCGTGACGGTGCAGTAGGCGACCGCGCCAGGGATATCCCTATCGTGGCGTTGACCGCCTATGTCATGGATGGCGACAAGGAACACTTCATGAAGGCCGGAATGACCAACTATCTTTCCAAACCGGTGGACATGCAGAAATTGACGAAAGTGCTTGAAAAACTGTTTCCTGACACCTGA
- a CDS encoding efflux RND transporter permease subunit — MNLARWCIENNRTSIALFLIIAVSGVMTFFSIPKDEDPDFIIRTAIVTTVFPGASPQRVEELVTDKLEEKIREISEVKTVESQSMTGLSIVKVEFLDSIKNMTPIWQKLRNKVDDAKPNLPDEAYTPMVNDEFGDVFGIVISLTGDGFSYRELKDAADDMRDQLLKIKGVGKVDRWGVQAERIYVDFTNSRMAAAGISPFALAQMIESQNTIQPSGSSQVGPERITIEPTGEFNGVEDIYSLALRPPGQKSSVRLSDMTTVSRGFADPPSNMTRFNGKPGLMLAVSMADGGNITELGDRVSKRLEELRADMYQGLDAEIVVFQPDYVNAAINDFMINLVESFVFVVVIILLFAGLRTGFIAGSLVPMAMLGCIALMPYFDVGLQRISIASLIISLGILVDNGVVVSEAILVRLASGEDRLKAVTGAVSELWMPLLAASLTTVFAFLPIPMAEHPVGEFCASLFVVVSLTLVCSWGLSMSMVPMLCYYILKPKIIIQTYTSRLYRAYRALLLACLRNRTAFIVGMFLCCGVAFWAFKFVPKMFFPPNERAQFTIDFWQPYGTDITTTNRRVARLEKFLLADEDVASVGVFVGHGGPRWYLPVNLEQQNDNLATFVVNTKSVESVDGIIKRTRAELDTNFPDADVSLKKLMNGPPVGAPIQIRLSGPDISTLYALRDKIVGVVEDQPGITRVWDDWGQWTKKMMVEVDQDKAREAGLSSFDVAVSLQTSMSGLRASDYRDGDTVIPIMLRNDGGFRGHLDKLESLNVYSYENGTSVPLSQIATTRLDWQPSDIRRRDQSRAITIKADVADGYFALSILRNVRPVLETYMADDQWPIGYTVEYGGEFEKSAESQAAINANMPLAMGLLVLVLIFQFNSIRRPLIILLTLPPMMIGISTGMLATNAPFGFMPMLGMISLLGIIVNNAIMLIDRIEIQRGRGLELADAIVLSAMERSRPIIMTATTTIIGMIPLSLQGGEMWRPMANLIMSGLAVATILTLVLCPVLYALFFKQGFKGYAWDPAVVKKGSDIPMKQN, encoded by the coding sequence ATGAATCTCGCCAGATGGTGCATTGAAAACAATCGCACCTCCATAGCACTCTTCCTGATCATCGCGGTCAGCGGAGTGATGACGTTCTTCTCCATTCCAAAGGATGAAGACCCTGATTTCATCATCCGCACGGCCATTGTCACCACGGTGTTCCCCGGTGCATCCCCCCAGCGCGTTGAAGAGCTCGTCACGGACAAGCTTGAAGAGAAGATCCGCGAAATCAGCGAAGTCAAGACCGTTGAATCCCAGTCCATGACCGGGCTGTCCATCGTCAAGGTGGAGTTCCTCGACTCCATCAAGAACATGACCCCCATCTGGCAGAAACTCCGCAACAAGGTGGACGACGCCAAACCCAATCTGCCAGACGAGGCCTACACTCCTATGGTCAATGACGAATTCGGCGACGTCTTCGGCATTGTCATCTCCCTGACCGGCGATGGGTTTTCCTACCGAGAGCTCAAGGACGCGGCAGACGACATGCGCGATCAACTGCTCAAGATCAAAGGCGTGGGCAAGGTGGACCGCTGGGGCGTCCAGGCCGAACGCATCTATGTCGATTTCACGAACTCGCGCATGGCTGCCGCCGGCATCAGCCCCTTTGCGCTGGCCCAGATGATCGAAAGCCAGAACACCATCCAGCCCAGTGGTTCCAGCCAGGTCGGCCCGGAACGGATCACCATCGAACCGACCGGCGAGTTCAACGGCGTGGAGGACATATACTCCCTGGCCCTGCGGCCTCCGGGACAAAAGAGTTCCGTTCGTCTCAGCGACATGACGACCGTTTCCCGCGGTTTTGCCGACCCGCCGTCCAACATGACCCGGTTCAACGGCAAACCCGGCCTGATGCTGGCCGTATCCATGGCAGACGGCGGCAACATCACCGAACTGGGTGACCGCGTGTCCAAACGCCTCGAAGAACTGCGCGCCGACATGTATCAGGGGCTCGATGCCGAAATCGTGGTCTTCCAACCGGACTACGTCAACGCGGCTATCAACGATTTCATGATCAACCTTGTGGAATCATTTGTCTTTGTTGTAGTCATCATCCTGCTGTTTGCCGGACTGCGCACCGGCTTCATCGCCGGTTCGCTGGTGCCCATGGCCATGCTCGGGTGCATCGCGCTCATGCCCTATTTCGACGTAGGCCTCCAACGCATCTCCATTGCCTCGCTCATCATCTCACTGGGTATTCTGGTGGATAACGGGGTCGTGGTCTCCGAAGCCATCCTGGTCCGTCTGGCTTCAGGCGAAGACCGCCTCAAGGCCGTGACCGGCGCTGTGTCCGAGCTGTGGATGCCGCTGCTGGCCGCGTCCCTGACCACCGTGTTCGCCTTTCTGCCCATTCCCATGGCCGAACATCCGGTCGGCGAATTCTGTGCATCCCTGTTCGTGGTGGTCTCCCTGACACTGGTCTGCTCCTGGGGGCTGTCCATGTCCATGGTGCCCATGTTGTGCTACTACATTCTCAAGCCGAAGATCATCATACAGACCTATACCAGCCGTTTGTACCGCGCATATCGCGCTCTCCTGCTGGCCTGCCTGCGCAATCGGACCGCGTTCATCGTGGGCATGTTCCTGTGCTGCGGCGTGGCGTTCTGGGCCTTTAAATTCGTACCCAAGATGTTCTTCCCTCCAAACGAGCGAGCCCAGTTCACCATTGATTTCTGGCAGCCTTACGGCACGGATATCACCACCACCAACAGACGTGTGGCCCGGTTGGAGAAATTCCTGCTGGCCGATGAAGACGTGGCCAGCGTCGGTGTCTTCGTGGGCCATGGCGGCCCCCGCTGGTACCTGCCTGTGAACCTGGAACAACAGAACGACAACCTGGCAACGTTCGTGGTCAACACGAAATCAGTTGAATCCGTCGACGGCATCATCAAGCGTACCCGGGCAGAACTGGATACCAACTTCCCGGATGCCGACGTCAGCCTCAAGAAACTCATGAACGGCCCGCCGGTGGGCGCGCCCATTCAAATCAGGCTCTCCGGCCCGGACATCTCCACCCTGTACGCCCTGCGTGACAAGATCGTGGGGGTGGTCGAAGACCAGCCGGGCATCACCCGTGTCTGGGACGACTGGGGCCAATGGACAAAGAAAATGATGGTGGAGGTCGATCAGGACAAGGCGCGTGAAGCAGGACTGTCCAGCTTTGACGTAGCCGTCAGCCTCCAGACCTCCATGAGCGGCCTGCGTGCCTCGGACTATCGCGACGGCGACACGGTCATCCCGATCATGCTGCGTAACGACGGCGGTTTCCGTGGGCACCTGGACAAGCTCGAAAGCCTCAATGTCTATTCCTATGAAAACGGCACCAGCGTACCCCTGAGCCAGATAGCCACCACACGGCTGGATTGGCAGCCGTCCGACATCAGACGAAGGGATCAGTCACGGGCCATCACCATCAAGGCGGATGTGGCCGACGGGTATTTTGCCCTCTCCATCCTCCGCAACGTCCGTCCGGTTCTGGAAACCTATATGGCCGATGATCAATGGCCCATTGGCTATACGGTCGAGTACGGCGGCGAGTTCGAAAAGAGTGCGGAATCCCAGGCGGCCATCAACGCCAACATGCCCTTGGCCATGGGCCTGCTCGTGCTCGTCCTCATCTTCCAGTTCAACTCGATCAGACGCCCGCTCATCATCCTGCTGACCCTGCCGCCCATGATGATCGGCATCTCCACAGGCATGCTGGCCACCAACGCGCCCTTCGGGTTCATGCCCATGCTCGGCATGATCTCGCTATTGGGCATCATCGTGAACAACGCCATCATGCTCATTGACCGCATAGAGATTCAGCGTGGCCGAGGGCTTGAGCTGGCCGATGCCATCGTGCTTTCGGCCATGGAACGCTCGCGTCCCATCATCATGACCGCCACGACCACCATCATCGGCATGATCCCGCTCTCATTGCAGGGCGGCGAAATGTGGCGCCCCATGGCCAACCTGATCATGTCCGGCCTGGCCGTTGCCACGATCCTGACCCTGGTCCTCTGCCCGGTCCTGTATGCCCTGTTCTTCAAACAGGGATTCAAGGGCTATGCATGGGACCCGGCCGTGGTCAAAAAGGGGAGCGACATCCCCATGAAACAGAACTAA
- a CDS encoding efflux RND transporter periplasmic adaptor subunit codes for MHKFTVLAIVLSLFIIQGCNKKPAEVKAPIRPVKTMTVSAFNQGKQWTFAGVAEDALETDLSFRVGGKIIAFPGDQIGRRFSKNAIIARLDPADYELEVRQANANLEQIRANYVRAKADMKRNTELFVRGVISRGELDQIEADFKSYEAQLSASSKKLEIARKHLNYTTLRAPFDGWIGKVESKIHQNVSAGQSVASFNAGRQMKMYVAIPDILISQVHEGDPVEVLFDALPGHRMKGTVMEVSVDSASGSTYPVKVYLDNKEKLVRSGMSGHVDFLGRESTTDVYYLPAVAVLGETDGTRSIWVVNTKDSTVSKKTVVVGDLSSQGLEIREGVNPGDIIVIRGVHRLKEGLQVRFHKNGEEG; via the coding sequence ATGCATAAATTCACCGTTCTCGCCATTGTGCTTTCCCTGTTCATCATACAGGGCTGCAACAAGAAACCGGCCGAAGTGAAAGCCCCGATTCGCCCGGTCAAGACCATGACCGTCAGCGCATTCAACCAGGGCAAGCAGTGGACTTTCGCAGGCGTCGCCGAAGACGCCCTTGAGACGGACCTTTCCTTTCGGGTGGGGGGCAAGATCATAGCCTTCCCCGGTGATCAGATAGGCCGTCGATTCAGCAAGAACGCAATCATAGCCCGGCTTGATCCCGCTGATTATGAACTGGAAGTACGGCAGGCCAACGCCAACCTGGAACAGATCCGCGCCAACTACGTCCGCGCAAAAGCCGACATGAAACGCAACACCGAGCTGTTTGTGCGCGGGGTCATTTCCCGAGGCGAACTGGACCAGATAGAAGCGGACTTCAAATCGTATGAAGCCCAACTCAGTGCCTCGTCCAAAAAACTCGAAATAGCGCGCAAACACCTGAACTACACGACACTGCGCGCCCCCTTTGATGGATGGATCGGCAAAGTGGAAAGCAAAATTCACCAGAACGTCTCTGCGGGACAGTCCGTGGCGTCGTTCAACGCAGGCCGCCAGATGAAGATGTACGTGGCCATTCCCGACATTCTGATCTCGCAGGTGCACGAAGGCGATCCCGTGGAAGTGCTGTTCGACGCCCTGCCGGGGCACAGGATGAAAGGCACGGTCATGGAAGTCAGCGTGGACTCCGCCTCCGGGTCAACCTACCCGGTCAAAGTCTACCTCGACAACAAGGAGAAGCTGGTCCGAAGCGGCATGTCCGGCCATGTGGATTTCCTTGGACGGGAATCAACAACAGATGTGTATTACCTGCCCGCAGTAGCGGTCCTCGGCGAAACCGACGGCACCCGCTCCATCTGGGTGGTGAACACCAAGGACTCCACAGTTTCCAAGAAAACGGTGGTAGTGGGCGATCTCTCCTCACAGGGCCTTGAAATTCGTGAAGGCGTCAACCCCGGAGACATCATCGTCATCCGCGGCGTGCACCGACTCAAGGAAGGGCTTCAGGTGCGCTTTCATAAAAACGGTGAGGAAGGCTAG
- a CDS encoding CerR family C-terminal domain-containing protein, translated as MSQVSKKIQGEETRATLLETGARLFAQYGYSGVSMRTLATEAEVNLATVSYHFGGKAGLYEAIMQEIIEVRDEIFPSYEEVQERLDKAGSDTAKKALVVNWFVGQLVNTLLSDINYLWRAVIISREMAYPSELYPKLEREFFDPTLSALRILVKTVLPPDTPKENVLISSHCIIGIIIKFLECQSIITKRLGWTSYADHLETITPILQTRIRGLLGLHMEIA; from the coding sequence ATGTCACAGGTCAGTAAAAAAATTCAGGGCGAAGAAACCAGGGCCACGTTGCTGGAGACCGGTGCGCGGTTATTCGCCCAATACGGATACAGCGGCGTCAGCATGCGCACGCTGGCCACCGAGGCCGAGGTCAATCTCGCCACGGTGAGTTATCATTTCGGCGGCAAGGCCGGACTGTACGAAGCCATAATGCAAGAGATCATAGAGGTGCGGGATGAAATATTCCCGTCATACGAAGAGGTACAGGAAAGGCTGGACAAGGCAGGCTCCGATACGGCCAAAAAAGCGCTGGTTGTCAACTGGTTTGTCGGCCAGCTGGTGAACACGCTCCTGTCTGATATCAATTACCTCTGGCGGGCAGTCATTATTTCGCGGGAAATGGCGTACCCTTCCGAACTCTATCCCAAGCTGGAAAGAGAGTTCTTTGATCCAACCCTGAGCGCTTTGCGGATACTCGTTAAAACGGTCCTTCCGCCCGATACTCCAAAAGAAAATGTGCTTATCAGCTCTCACTGCATCATCGGCATCATCATCAAATTTCTCGAATGCCAATCCATCATAACCAAACGTCTTGGGTGGACTTCATACGCGGACCATCTGGAGACCATCACCCCCATCCTGCAAACACGCATCCGCGGCCTTCTCGGGCTGCATATGGAGATTGCATAA
- a CDS encoding methylated-DNA--[protein]-cysteine S-methyltransferase: protein MRYTRFNTIVGEIALVGNEEGLTTLHMNTEQSSRTVEINKDWVQDETFFAGIKEQLLAYFDGRLTRFDVLLNPQGTAFQQQVWAALRAIPFGQVRSYKDIAISIGNPNACRAVGMANAKNPIPIIVPCHRVIGSNGTLTGYALGLETKKKLLSIEGIKC, encoded by the coding sequence ATGCGGTACACCCGATTCAATACAATCGTCGGCGAGATAGCCTTAGTGGGTAACGAAGAAGGTCTGACCACCCTGCACATGAACACCGAACAGAGTAGCCGGACTGTTGAAATCAACAAGGACTGGGTGCAGGACGAGACTTTTTTTGCCGGGATAAAAGAACAGCTTTTGGCTTACTTCGATGGCCGACTGACTCGATTCGACGTCCTTCTCAATCCACAGGGGACCGCATTCCAGCAACAGGTCTGGGCTGCATTGCGCGCCATTCCCTTTGGTCAGGTTCGCAGCTACAAGGACATTGCCATCAGCATTGGCAACCCCAACGCCTGCCGGGCCGTCGGTATGGCCAACGCTAAAAACCCCATCCCGATCATCGTGCCCTGCCACCGTGTCATCGGCAGCAACGGCACACTCACCGGCTATGCCCTTGGCTTGGAAACCAAGAAAAAACTCCTCTCGATCGAAGGCATCAAGTGCTGA
- a CDS encoding TetR/AcrR family transcriptional regulator, whose product MKKKEAILKVATVLFAHQGFADTSVHELAKLTEVAEGTIFYHFKSKEGLLLAILEKTRDEIVNQFEQFFENRPFESGFEMAEEVVSFYLYLAGFMEDKFLLLHRHFLYKFSESNPEFRENLEAIYNCLVDIFEKAITKGQEDGSINQEIHSRKSALILFTMVDGLVRFKNYNLYDAGALFNELMRTCRRMLQAS is encoded by the coding sequence TTGAAGAAGAAAGAAGCCATACTCAAAGTAGCCACGGTGCTGTTTGCGCATCAGGGGTTTGCAGATACGTCGGTTCATGAACTGGCAAAGCTGACCGAGGTTGCCGAGGGAACCATCTTCTATCATTTCAAGAGCAAAGAAGGGTTGCTGCTGGCTATCCTGGAGAAGACCAGAGACGAGATAGTTAACCAGTTCGAACAGTTTTTTGAGAACAGACCGTTCGAGTCCGGTTTCGAGATGGCAGAGGAGGTCGTCTCGTTTTATCTTTATCTGGCTGGATTCATGGAAGACAAGTTCCTTTTGCTGCACAGGCATTTTCTCTACAAATTCTCCGAGTCCAATCCGGAGTTCAGGGAAAACCTTGAGGCAATTTACAACTGTTTGGTCGATATCTTCGAGAAAGCTATCACCAAAGGACAGGAAGACGGTTCCATAAATCAGGAAATCCATTCCCGAAAATCCGCGCTCATTCTTTTTACCATGGTAGATGGTCTGGTTCGGTTCAAAAACTACAACTTGTATGATGCGGGTGCGTTGTTCAACGAATTAATGCGAACATGTCGTAGAATGTTGCAGGCTTCATAG